The following are from one region of the Treponema denticola genome:
- a CDS encoding transglutaminase-like domain-containing protein, whose protein sequence is MKKKNVLLFFLFLSCFFFLSVSLSAEQMYSPSWGYALDLPEDFVLAYREGNERYLFQHAILPVDLQIALYEEPQFKTAKEAAEHVFKQLKMTHKDVPFVWRNKEALLSSVSFLYSPSEKYKPKELSGWVLSLELPNKTGWLVLLTYTYKDKAKECENLMISSLDTVYTDTMSYFEPGPVTTALYPKTKEKTIEYTFNNKNISFTIDESDAEANKSVIDREFSVLTMYLNHDNLIAAWQRFYKIIFRDAWNRIAPASFAVYTSLFDENNQSEFAEKAAKELLFLVQNFNYERDRKGSDFMNLPQALTEKRGDCDSRALLMVLMLKQMNIDAVLLVSPNKSHAIAAVDCPGSGTCFTHNGKTYLGCETTAHVPIGEIADEIAAPENWFPVDFYVIENFESN, encoded by the coding sequence ATGAAAAAGAAAAACGTTTTATTATTTTTTTTGTTTCTAAGCTGTTTCTTTTTTTTAAGTGTTTCTCTTTCGGCGGAACAAATGTATTCCCCTTCATGGGGCTATGCACTTGACCTGCCTGAGGATTTTGTTTTAGCCTATAGAGAAGGAAATGAAAGATACCTTTTTCAGCATGCTATTCTGCCGGTTGATTTGCAAATTGCCTTGTATGAAGAGCCCCAATTTAAGACTGCAAAAGAAGCGGCCGAACATGTTTTTAAACAGCTAAAAATGACTCATAAGGATGTGCCTTTTGTATGGAGAAATAAGGAAGCTCTTTTATCGTCGGTATCGTTTTTATATTCACCTTCCGAAAAATATAAACCTAAGGAGCTTTCAGGCTGGGTTTTAAGCCTTGAGCTGCCCAATAAAACAGGCTGGCTGGTTCTTCTTACCTATACCTACAAGGATAAGGCAAAGGAGTGCGAAAACCTCATGATTTCTTCCCTTGACACGGTTTATACCGATACAATGTCTTATTTTGAACCCGGGCCGGTTACAACAGCCCTCTATCCTAAAACAAAAGAAAAAACTATCGAGTATACTTTTAACAATAAAAACATATCCTTTACGATAGACGAATCCGATGCGGAAGCAAACAAGTCGGTAATTGACAGGGAATTTTCTGTTTTGACTATGTATTTAAATCATGATAATTTAATCGCAGCTTGGCAGCGTTTTTATAAGATAATTTTTAGGGATGCATGGAACCGCATAGCTCCTGCTTCCTTTGCCGTATATACTTCTCTCTTTGATGAAAACAATCAAAGCGAATTTGCCGAAAAAGCGGCAAAGGAACTGCTTTTTTTAGTTCAAAATTTTAACTATGAAAGAGACAGAAAAGGAAGCGATTTTATGAATTTGCCTCAAGCCCTTACAGAAAAAAGGGGCGACTGCGACAGCAGGGCTCTTCTTATGGTGCTAATGTTAAAACAGATGAACATAGATGCCGTCCTTTTGGTTTCTCCGAATAAGTCCCATGCCATAGCCGCAGTAGACTGTCCTGGAAGCGGAACCTGTTTTACTCACAATGGAAAAACCTATCTAGGCTGTGAAACTACGGCCCATGTTCCTATAGGAGAAATAGCCGATGAAATAGCGGCTCCCGAAAATTGGTTCCCCGTAGATTTTTACGTAATAGAAAATTTTGAATCAAATTAG
- a CDS encoding alpha-galactosidase: MIQFENDVFYLETENSSYWFRISPYGHLETVHYGKKMERGDIQGLLVKRTAQTGSSVCYNEKDPLYVLDNIPLQWSGNGRGDYRYSPCEIRMPDSSFTHDFVYQSHKIEKGLKPMQSLPSAIDGNEDAETLIINLKDINDVNLALYYTVFPSFNIITRRAVLTNNNEKALEIRRLMSMMIDLPDRGFDMFTLDGSWIKEAHLHKKEISYGMWVNESTTGASSNRHNPGFLVAAHGAEEDRGEVYGFNLIYSGNHFGFVQKSQLDLIRIGIGISPHCFSWDLKKGESFETPEALLSFSDRGFNGLRSNMHGFINKCIVRGEWKEKERPVLINNWEADFFKFNRRSLLRSARQAKKLGLELFVLDDGWFGDRNNDSAGLGDYRVNTKKLPGGIKKLADRVRKIGLDFGLWFEPEMVNEDSDLFRSHPEWALKEPFREPVRGRHQLVLDLCLKEVRDYIVENVSRILDEADVSYVKWDMNRHISAAFSPSLKNQGEFYHRYILGLYEVLTRIFSPRPHILLESCSSGGNRFDLGMLCFSPQIWTSDNTDPVERQEIQSSLSLLYPLSAMGAHVSASPHQQTLRQTSLSTRFNTACFGVLGYELDLKFLTHAEKKEIKEQVSFYKKYRKIFQFGSFSVIGTHKNNQRHWQCSDGRTAISGLFQMKARTADGHSILKVKGMKENALYEVETKPQSLYIKRFGGLIKHVLPISLNPEGLVLRTVNKYYALLDCVEKYRASGKLLDYGILLNNQFMGTYYNDKTHLWGDFGSCLFVTKEVI; the protein is encoded by the coding sequence ATGATTCAATTTGAAAATGATGTTTTTTATCTGGAAACCGAGAACTCAAGTTATTGGTTCCGTATAAGTCCCTACGGCCACTTGGAAACCGTGCATTACGGTAAAAAGATGGAAAGAGGCGATATACAGGGGCTCCTTGTAAAAAGAACGGCACAGACAGGTTCTTCCGTTTGCTATAACGAAAAAGACCCCCTCTATGTGCTTGATAATATCCCCTTGCAATGGTCGGGAAACGGTAGGGGAGACTACCGTTATTCTCCTTGCGAAATAAGAATGCCCGATTCTTCTTTTACGCACGACTTTGTTTATCAATCCCATAAGATAGAAAAGGGCTTAAAACCTATGCAGTCTCTTCCTTCCGCCATTGACGGAAATGAAGACGCCGAAACCCTTATCATAAATTTAAAAGATATAAACGATGTTAATCTTGCACTCTACTATACGGTGTTTCCGTCCTTTAATATTATAACAAGGCGTGCCGTCTTGACGAATAATAATGAAAAAGCCTTGGAAATACGCCGCCTTATGAGTATGATGATAGATCTTCCGGACAGGGGCTTCGATATGTTCACACTTGACGGGAGCTGGATTAAAGAAGCTCATCTCCACAAAAAAGAAATTTCCTATGGGATGTGGGTAAACGAGTCTACAACCGGAGCAAGCTCTAACCGTCATAATCCTGGTTTTCTTGTTGCAGCTCACGGGGCAGAGGAGGATAGGGGAGAGGTCTACGGGTTCAACCTTATCTACAGCGGCAATCATTTCGGCTTTGTTCAAAAAAGTCAATTGGACTTAATCCGCATAGGTATCGGGATAAGCCCTCATTGTTTTTCTTGGGATTTAAAAAAAGGTGAAAGCTTTGAAACTCCTGAGGCTCTTCTTTCTTTTTCCGATAGGGGATTTAACGGGCTTCGTTCAAATATGCACGGCTTTATAAATAAGTGCATTGTAAGAGGCGAATGGAAAGAAAAAGAAAGGCCTGTTTTAATAAACAATTGGGAAGCCGATTTTTTTAAGTTTAACCGCCGAAGCCTTTTACGCTCTGCCCGTCAGGCAAAAAAGCTGGGGCTTGAGCTTTTTGTGCTTGATGACGGCTGGTTCGGAGACCGGAATAACGATAGTGCAGGCCTCGGCGACTATCGGGTAAATACAAAAAAACTCCCCGGCGGAATTAAAAAACTTGCCGACAGGGTGCGTAAAATAGGGCTTGACTTCGGGCTTTGGTTTGAGCCTGAAATGGTAAACGAGGACAGCGATCTATTTCGTTCTCATCCCGAATGGGCCTTAAAAGAGCCTTTCAGGGAGCCGGTCAGAGGAAGGCATCAGCTCGTCCTTGACCTTTGTCTTAAAGAAGTGAGGGATTATATAGTTGAAAATGTCTCACGGATTTTAGATGAGGCGGATGTCTCTTATGTAAAATGGGATATGAACCGCCACATATCGGCAGCTTTTTCTCCTTCTTTAAAAAATCAAGGAGAGTTTTATCACCGTTATATTTTAGGCCTTTATGAAGTCCTAACGAGGATTTTTTCTCCCCGTCCTCATATTCTGCTTGAAAGCTGTTCTTCAGGGGGAAACCGCTTTGATCTTGGAATGCTTTGCTTTTCTCCCCAGATATGGACTTCGGACAATACCGACCCTGTGGAAAGGCAGGAAATACAAAGCTCTTTAAGTCTTTTATATCCGCTTTCTGCCATGGGAGCCCATGTTTCGGCCTCGCCACATCAGCAGACCCTAAGGCAAACCTCCTTGAGTACCCGCTTTAATACCGCCTGTTTCGGGGTCTTAGGTTATGAATTGGATCTAAAATTTTTAACCCATGCCGAAAAAAAAGAAATAAAAGAACAAGTTTCTTTTTATAAAAAATACAGAAAAATTTTTCAGTTCGGTTCTTTTTCGGTTATAGGTACTCATAAAAATAATCAGAGGCATTGGCAATGTTCTGACGGCAGGACTGCCATATCAGGCCTTTTTCAGATGAAGGCACGGACTGCCGACGGGCACAGTATTTTAAAAGTTAAAGGAATGAAGGAAAATGCCTTATACGAGGTTGAAACAAAACCTCAAAGCCTCTATATAAAGCGTTTCGGAGGTTTGATTAAACATGTGCTGCCCATTTCTTTAAACCCTGAGGGGCTTGTTTTAAGAACGGTAAACAAGTATTATGCTCTTTTAGATTGTGTAGAAAAATATCGAGCTTCAGGAAAGCTGTTGGACTACGGTATTCTTTTAAATAATCAGTTTATGGGCACTTATTATAATGATAAGACTCATCTTTGGGGAGACTTCGGTTCCTGTTTATTTGTAACAAAGGAGGTCATTTAA
- a CDS encoding lipase family alpha/beta hydrolase, translating to MSKTDFKYDCNSSCLTRYPLFFIHGIGFKDNSKYYSYWGRITGCLQNHGAKVFFSNHDRIGTIHDNAVKIKAKLDDIIKTEHIEKVNIIAHSKGGIEARYLISSLGAGKNTASLTTFASPHRGIKAIDAACRIPFVISVFNPFVNVCFKLWGDKNPQFKKTVKELGAENMEKFNAENKDDNQVRYFSYAAKMNNALSDIIFLLSYPIVKFIDGDNDGLIPVESAKWGIFKGLIENKGGRGVSHSDIVDIRQSTIGNFDITNIYIEHVQELKKLGF from the coding sequence ATGAGTAAAACCGATTTTAAATATGACTGCAACAGCTCGTGCCTGACACGTTATCCTCTTTTTTTTATTCATGGTATCGGTTTTAAAGATAATTCAAAGTATTATTCTTATTGGGGAAGAATAACCGGCTGCTTGCAAAATCACGGGGCTAAGGTGTTTTTCAGTAACCATGATCGTATAGGAACAATACATGATAATGCCGTAAAAATTAAGGCAAAGCTTGATGATATTATCAAAACTGAACATATTGAAAAGGTTAATATTATAGCCCATTCGAAAGGCGGAATTGAGGCCCGTTATCTTATTTCCTCTCTTGGAGCTGGAAAAAATACGGCTTCGCTGACAACCTTTGCTAGTCCCCACCGCGGGATTAAGGCTATAGATGCTGCCTGCCGCATACCTTTTGTAATATCCGTTTTTAATCCTTTTGTCAATGTTTGTTTTAAATTATGGGGAGATAAAAATCCTCAATTTAAAAAGACAGTAAAAGAATTAGGTGCTGAAAATATGGAAAAATTTAATGCCGAAAATAAAGACGATAATCAAGTACGGTATTTCAGCTATGCTGCAAAGATGAACAATGCCTTAAGTGATATCATATTTTTGTTAAGCTATCCAATAGTTAAATTTATCGATGGAGATAACGACGGTCTCATCCCTGTTGAATCTGCAAAGTGGGGCATTTTTAAGGGCTTAATAGAAAACAAAGGTGGAAGAGGTGTTTCACATTCCGATATAGTAGATATCCGCCAGTCTACGATTGGTAATTTTGATATTACCAATATTTATATTGAGCATGTACAGGAACTTAAGAAGCTAGGGTTTTAG
- a CDS encoding motility associated factor glycosyltransferase family protein has protein sequence MNFFDKNIEALKKINLKLAEDIINSDDNSDYSSDKESSKTGLDLPLLKNGKLLHSKYDPLKEASRFFTGNENFILFCGLGAGIHIEFFLNNFKSKYCAVTEASFSNFKSLFKIIDFSHLILNKNLSFLPPFESENFEKEFINSYIPAIHGNFEIKILRPWEDFYKEKIPIFEKKIQASLEKIQADVSTQAAFGKIWMRNIMQNLKTASLIRPFIPKTDPSKKAYILGAGPSLESALENIKKNRNSIVLFASDTAFPVLISAGIEADFFVTMDPQNISYSHCFKPFTKNTVGIFDLCSNPILAREFLKNGNSFFFTKSAHPFAQYASFFSPFPYMETGSGTVALAARSSALSLGFKDLKFFGLDFAYTGGKAYSAGTYLSKQFEKTSSKTSPLETKFCDLMFRTEVKKTQENGKITYTTDLLDGYKAFFKGVISLNSASPVWKKEDFSIFQYEEFIRHLKTPACKDKKMLTTALLPYFAYLNKRLSKNISNFADVELVLSQILEYTVS, from the coding sequence ATGAATTTTTTTGACAAGAATATAGAAGCATTAAAAAAAATAAATTTAAAACTTGCCGAAGATATTATAAATTCCGACGATAACTCCGATTACTCTTCCGATAAGGAAAGCTCTAAAACGGGACTTGATCTTCCTTTGCTAAAAAACGGCAAACTCCTTCATTCTAAATATGACCCATTAAAAGAAGCATCGAGATTTTTTACAGGGAACGAAAATTTTATTCTCTTTTGCGGATTGGGGGCAGGTATTCACATAGAGTTTTTTTTAAATAATTTTAAATCAAAGTACTGTGCCGTAACCGAAGCAAGTTTTTCAAATTTTAAAAGCTTATTTAAAATTATAGACTTTTCTCATCTTATTCTAAATAAGAACCTATCTTTTTTACCGCCATTTGAATCGGAAAACTTTGAAAAAGAATTTATCAATAGCTATATTCCGGCCATCCACGGCAATTTTGAGATAAAAATTTTAAGGCCTTGGGAAGACTTTTACAAGGAGAAAATCCCAATATTTGAAAAGAAAATTCAAGCCTCATTAGAAAAAATACAGGCAGATGTTTCAACTCAGGCAGCCTTCGGCAAAATATGGATGCGGAATATTATGCAGAATTTAAAAACGGCTTCTTTAATAAGACCGTTTATTCCTAAAACGGATCCTAGTAAAAAAGCCTATATTTTAGGAGCCGGTCCGAGCCTTGAATCTGCCTTGGAAAATATAAAAAAAAACAGGAACTCCATTGTTCTTTTTGCTTCAGATACGGCCTTTCCGGTTTTAATATCGGCAGGAATAGAGGCCGATTTTTTTGTGACGATGGACCCGCAAAATATTTCTTATTCTCATTGTTTTAAACCTTTTACAAAAAATACCGTAGGTATATTTGATCTTTGCTCAAATCCGATTCTTGCGAGGGAATTCTTAAAAAACGGCAACTCTTTTTTCTTTACAAAAAGTGCCCATCCCTTTGCCCAATATGCTTCTTTTTTTTCTCCCTTTCCTTATATGGAAACAGGAAGCGGTACTGTTGCTCTTGCGGCAAGATCGTCAGCCCTTTCCCTTGGATTTAAAGATTTGAAATTTTTCGGTTTGGACTTTGCTTATACCGGCGGTAAGGCATACTCAGCCGGAACATATCTTTCAAAGCAATTTGAAAAAACGTCTTCTAAAACTTCGCCTTTGGAAACAAAATTTTGTGACCTTATGTTTAGAACGGAAGTAAAAAAAACGCAAGAAAACGGAAAAATAACTTATACTACAGATCTTTTAGACGGGTATAAAGCTTTTTTTAAAGGGGTAATCAGCCTTAACTCTGCTTCCCCTGTGTGGAAAAAAGAAGACTTTTCAATATTCCAATATGAGGAATTTATACGTCATCTAAAAACGCCGGCTTGTAAGGATAAGAAGATGCTGACAACAGCTCTTTTGCCTTATTTTGCATATTTAAATAAAAGATTATCTAAAAATATCTCGAATTTTGCCGATGTAGAACTTGTACTATCTCAAATTCTGGAGTATACTGTAAGTTAA
- a CDS encoding diguanylate cyclase domain-containing protein — protein MKKMYIGIYAAIALLIIVGTFSWFVYGIIRDSDTGAEEAKSTFAYFAKQIIISSEKENFAQSEYNQRLYALADELEIKAFVISKPSKSIVISWPKDSDLISYDEGGNFVIKPASLFIKNHSGKINVKTMKSYDTELVLTASIPTLKPAAIYLRIRSAFFIILAVTILTVIIILSTNLSNTQDRVYADINKRTFEDDFRDGEGFSPKTYAEENKYYEPEEVYPHDYTEAKKEDEAGLRPIENTKSGKDEDIYGLEDLDNLKITQQFPYEAGKEAKLKEEKDISYISSDSEEYNDVKASDFGTVNAEAIEKVRGLYSPITGISWQEYLPEYLESELRRAASSEQDIALVIMKLEDFTLESMIGKKISALLIDFIKFRDMIFEFDNNGFAAILQDTNLDEAMKKAEEIYKGTKNILTEYDISKSVSIGITTRTSRLISAGRMIEEAQAAVNRAIKNNEDPIVAFRVNPDKYREFISDN, from the coding sequence ATGAAAAAGATGTATATTGGCATATATGCCGCAATAGCTTTATTGATTATAGTAGGAACATTTTCATGGTTTGTATATGGGATTATAAGGGATTCCGATACCGGTGCGGAGGAAGCCAAATCTACATTTGCTTATTTTGCAAAACAGATTATAATCTCATCCGAAAAGGAAAACTTTGCCCAAAGTGAATATAATCAAAGATTGTATGCACTTGCGGATGAGCTGGAAATCAAGGCCTTTGTTATTTCCAAACCTTCTAAAAGTATCGTAATTTCTTGGCCCAAAGATTCCGACCTAATAAGCTATGATGAAGGTGGTAATTTTGTTATAAAACCGGCCTCCTTATTTATAAAAAATCACAGCGGAAAAATAAATGTAAAAACAATGAAAAGCTATGATACCGAGCTTGTATTGACGGCCTCTATCCCGACATTAAAACCGGCAGCAATCTATTTAAGAATTAGAAGTGCATTTTTTATAATATTAGCCGTAACAATTTTAACCGTAATAATAATTCTTTCTACAAATCTTTCTAATACTCAAGACAGAGTATATGCAGATATAAATAAAAGAACCTTTGAGGACGATTTTAGAGACGGTGAAGGATTCAGCCCCAAAACATACGCTGAAGAAAATAAATATTATGAACCTGAAGAAGTCTATCCTCATGACTATACCGAAGCAAAAAAGGAAGATGAAGCCGGTTTAAGGCCTATCGAAAATACCAAGTCCGGCAAAGATGAAGATATCTACGGCCTTGAAGATCTGGATAATTTAAAAATTACACAGCAGTTCCCTTATGAGGCAGGCAAAGAAGCAAAGCTTAAAGAAGAAAAAGATATTAGCTATATAAGTTCGGATTCGGAAGAATACAATGATGTTAAAGCATCGGATTTCGGCACTGTAAACGCAGAAGCCATAGAAAAGGTGAGAGGCCTTTATTCTCCTATTACGGGAATAAGCTGGCAGGAATATTTACCCGAATATCTGGAATCGGAATTACGAAGAGCCGCATCATCCGAACAGGACATAGCCTTAGTTATTATGAAGCTTGAAGATTTTACTCTCGAGAGCATGATAGGAAAGAAGATTTCGGCTCTTTTAATAGACTTTATAAAATTCAGGGATATGATTTTTGAATTTGATAATAACGGTTTTGCGGCTATTCTTCAAGACACCAACTTAGATGAGGCGATGAAAAAGGCCGAGGAAATATATAAGGGAACCAAGAATATTTTAACCGAATACGATATATCGAAATCGGTGTCGATAGGTATTACAACAAGAACATCCCGCCTTATTTCGGCAGGAAGAATGATTGAAGAAGCTCAAGCAGCGGTAAACCGTGCTATAAAAAATAATGAAGATCCTATAGTGGCCTTTAGGGTAAATCCGGACAAATACAGGGAATTTATTTCGGATAATTAA
- a CDS encoding glycoside-pentoside-hexuronide (GPH):cation symporter — MKQNRWTFGLGTIGRDMVYSLISMYLIFYMTDVIYVPTNVLWSITVIVLAARIFDACNDPIMGLIVDNTKTKYGKFKPWIAFGALTSGIFTILLFTDFGIKGGAYAAFFGIIYLLWGVAFTTNDISYWSMLPSLSVDQKEREKIGSIARICANVGLFFVVAGIVPITTAWGNKTGSLAKGYFFFAIMVTLIMWLGQIITLIGVKEPKITKPQKHTSLKELLSVIVKNDQLLLTAIAMTLFMIGYMTTTGFGLYFFKYSYGDEGMYSVFAIILGLSQISALIIFPVLSKFFVRQKIYTASIIMVLAGYILFFFAPTNTMLFIGISGVLLFVGQAFIQLMMLMFLADCVDYGHWKLGKRNDSISFSIQPFINKLSGAIGNGIVSAVVILSGIKEASSAAEVTKEGLLMMKTAMLVFPLFCIVGSYILYRLRYKIDEKTYANILTELEERGELVKK, encoded by the coding sequence ATGAAACAAAACAGATGGACTTTCGGCCTTGGAACTATAGGCCGAGATATGGTGTACTCTTTGATAAGCATGTACCTTATTTTTTACATGACCGATGTAATTTATGTTCCTACAAATGTATTGTGGAGTATTACGGTTATTGTTCTTGCAGCCCGCATTTTTGATGCCTGTAACGATCCGATTATGGGTCTGATAGTCGATAATACCAAAACCAAGTACGGAAAATTTAAGCCTTGGATAGCCTTCGGAGCCTTGACCTCAGGGATTTTTACGATCCTTCTTTTTACGGATTTCGGGATTAAGGGAGGTGCTTATGCAGCCTTCTTCGGCATTATCTATCTTTTATGGGGTGTTGCTTTTACTACAAACGATATAAGCTATTGGTCAATGCTTCCTTCTTTAAGTGTGGATCAAAAAGAAAGAGAAAAAATAGGATCTATTGCCCGTATATGTGCAAATGTAGGGCTTTTCTTTGTTGTTGCCGGCATAGTTCCCATTACAACCGCATGGGGTAATAAGACAGGAAGCCTTGCAAAGGGATATTTTTTCTTTGCAATTATGGTTACCCTAATTATGTGGCTCGGTCAAATTATAACCTTAATCGGCGTAAAAGAACCGAAAATAACAAAACCTCAAAAACATACCTCCCTTAAAGAGCTTTTGAGCGTTATAGTAAAAAATGACCAGCTCCTTTTGACTGCAATAGCCATGACTCTATTTATGATAGGTTATATGACCACAACCGGTTTCGGACTTTACTTTTTTAAGTATTCCTATGGCGATGAAGGCATGTATTCAGTCTTTGCAATTATCCTAGGCCTTTCCCAAATTTCGGCCCTGATTATTTTTCCGGTTTTAAGTAAATTTTTTGTAAGGCAAAAAATTTATACGGCTTCGATAATAATGGTTTTGGCAGGTTACATCCTCTTCTTTTTTGCTCCTACAAATACCATGCTTTTTATCGGTATTTCGGGAGTTCTTCTCTTTGTGGGTCAGGCCTTTATTCAGCTTATGATGCTCATGTTCCTCGCAGATTGTGTTGACTACGGCCATTGGAAATTGGGCAAACGGAATGACAGCATTTCGTTTTCGATTCAGCCCTTTATCAATAAACTTTCAGGAGCTATCGGAAACGGCATCGTAAGCGCAGTCGTCATTCTTTCAGGAATCAAAGAAGCTTCATCCGCTGCCGAGGTTACAAAGGAAGGCCTTTTAATGATGAAGACAGCCATGCTCGTCTTTCCTCTTTTTTGTATAGTCGGCAGCTACATCCTATACCGCCTCCGCTATAAAATCGACGAAAAAACCTATGCTAACATTTTAACTGAACTTGAAGAGCGGGGCGAGCTGGTTAAAAAATGA
- a CDS encoding 6-hydroxymethylpterin diphosphokinase MptE-like protein, with amino-acid sequence MIKQVKLHSSYNPQKEAERFSDTIQGNPKIIVITEPGESYLASALRKKFPKTKLMAMRYTDNYFLESDKFWDRVWRPASGNPSFFLVNNIPDEFLSSTLFLPWKPAEKVWPDSASWVWKEISEAVKIIQSLIATRSFFGKRWLKNMGDNFIFTEKPVNLDFFGENNIENKKPSFFAGAGPGLNEVLDNYSNNIDGMFNMAAASALPAVLSRNIKLDLCISTDGGFWAANHLKYLKDEKFKETSLAFPLEAKIPYQILKDNNCLFLSYGSSLENLFFTSLGIEPIPAKRNGTVSGTAIELLLDKTGGKIFIAGLDLKESKGFSHCSPHESQIQKEIKANRLDTLSNFAAISNFDLRSLKTYEKWFSRMPVPRAERLFRIGKDLPPLGNIKSIDGEDFKDQVRAQEKTNKKNIQVRQLEHKTIKEKKALLSGIYQNIKEEIKNKTFFDKIKISAKEKELSSPEKELCEFISFQNYMTFLKEKDTPNEAEIKLKLENEISSFLENQIRRLKQ; translated from the coding sequence ATGATAAAACAAGTTAAATTACACTCTTCATATAACCCTCAAAAAGAGGCCGAAAGGTTTTCCGATACAATACAGGGAAACCCAAAAATTATCGTTATCACGGAACCCGGAGAATCTTACCTTGCGTCAGCTTTACGTAAAAAATTTCCTAAGACTAAATTGATGGCCATGAGGTACACGGACAATTATTTTTTGGAGTCGGATAAATTCTGGGACAGGGTTTGGAGACCGGCTTCAGGAAATCCATCTTTTTTTTTGGTTAATAATATTCCGGATGAATTTTTATCGTCTACTTTGTTTTTACCTTGGAAGCCGGCAGAAAAGGTTTGGCCAGATTCGGCTTCTTGGGTATGGAAGGAGATATCCGAAGCCGTAAAAATAATACAGAGCCTGATAGCTACAAGAAGTTTTTTTGGAAAAAGATGGCTTAAAAATATGGGCGATAATTTTATCTTTACCGAAAAACCCGTCAATCTAGATTTTTTTGGTGAAAATAATATTGAAAATAAAAAGCCCTCTTTTTTTGCAGGAGCCGGCCCCGGTTTAAATGAGGTCTTGGATAATTATTCTAACAATATAGACGGAATGTTTAACATGGCTGCTGCTTCAGCCCTGCCGGCAGTCTTAAGCCGAAATATAAAGCTTGATCTATGTATATCGACTGACGGGGGATTTTGGGCGGCAAATCATTTAAAATATTTAAAGGATGAAAAATTTAAAGAGACCTCCCTAGCCTTCCCGTTGGAAGCAAAAATTCCTTATCAGATTCTAAAAGACAATAACTGTCTTTTTTTAAGTTACGGCTCAAGCCTTGAAAATCTTTTTTTTACAAGTTTAGGTATTGAGCCAATTCCGGCAAAAAGAAACGGAACGGTGTCAGGCACGGCAATAGAGCTTCTCTTAGACAAGACCGGGGGAAAAATCTTTATTGCAGGCTTGGATTTAAAGGAATCAAAGGGCTTTTCCCATTGTTCTCCCCATGAAAGTCAAATACAAAAAGAAATTAAAGCAAACCGCTTAGATACTCTATCCAATTTTGCAGCTATATCGAATTTTGATCTGCGCTCATTAAAAACTTACGAAAAATGGTTTAGCCGAATGCCCGTGCCGAGGGCTGAAAGGCTTTTTAGGATAGGAAAAGACCTTCCTCCTTTAGGGAATATAAAATCAATAGACGGGGAAGATTTTAAGGATCAGGTAAGAGCACAAGAAAAAACAAATAAAAAGAATATTCAGGTAAGACAACTAGAACACAAAACTATAAAAGAAAAAAAAGCCCTGCTCTCCGGAATTTACCAAAACATAAAAGAGGAAATAAAAAACAAGACTTTTTTTGATAAAATAAAAATAAGTGCAAAGGAAAAAGAATTAAGCAGTCCTGAAAAAGAATTATGCGAATTTATTTCTTTTCAAAATTATATGACCTTTTTAAAAGAAAAAGATACTCCCAATGAAGCGGAAATTAAACTAAAACTTGAAAACGAAATAAGCTCCTTTTTAGAAAATCAAATTAGAAGGCTTAAACAATGA